The proteins below come from a single Miscanthus floridulus cultivar M001 chromosome 1, ASM1932011v1, whole genome shotgun sequence genomic window:
- the LOC136501129 gene encoding uncharacterized protein, producing the protein MAVNWELQGCCDRDQRIFIAAVGVSTVVILLLWRTFLLTPFKLITVFLHETSHALACKLTCGDVEGMQVHANEGGVTQTRGGIYWIILPAGYLGSSFWGMVFILASTNLLATRIAAGCFILALFIVLFVAENWFLRWLCLGFIVFIAVVWVIQEFTSFHILKYVILFIGVMNSLFSVYDIYDDLISRRVNTSDAEKFAEICPCPCNGFAWGVIWGFISFIFLCTSIYLGLVILS; encoded by the exons ATGGCCGTCAACTGGGAGCTGCAGGGCTGCTGCGACCGCGACCAGAGGATCTTCATCGCCGCTGTCGGCGTCTCcaccgtcgtcatcctcctc CTCTGGAGGACGTTCCTGCTCACGCCGTTCAAGCTCATCACCGTCTTCCTCCACGAGACCAGCCACGCGCTCGCCTGCAAGCTCACCTGCGGCGAT GTAGAAGGCATGCAGGTCCATGCGAATGAGGGTGGCGTTACTCAAACTCGGGGTGGCATATATTGGATAATCTTGCCCGCTGGAT ATCTGGGTTCATCATTTTGGGGAATGGTCTTCATACTTGCATCCACAAATCTCCTCGCAACAAGAATTGCAGCGGGTTGTTTCATACTTGCATTGTTTATTGTTCTTTTTGTTGCAGAAAAT TGGTTTCTTCGCTGGCTCTGCCTTG GATTCATTGTGTTCATTGCTGTTGTTTGGGTCATACAAGAATTTACATCTTTCCATATTCTGAAATATGTGATCTTATTCATAG GTGTGATGAACAGCTTATTCTCAGTTTATG ATATTTATGATGACTTGATATCTCGAAGAGTTAATACAAGTGATGCTGAGAAGTTTGCTGAAATCTGCCCTTGCCCTTGCAATGGTTTTGCATGGGGTGTAATATG GGGATTCATCTCGTTTATCTTTCTCTGCACTTCAATATACCTTGGACTGGTCATATTGTCTTGA